The Streptococcus gwangjuense nucleotide sequence CTGTAAATTAAGTATCAGTTCATTCCAGAAGGGAAATAGAGATTACGTTGATGAAAATGGAGCGGTCTTTCTAATTTTTACAGTTTCTGACCTGATGCTGCTATTGGATAAGGGAAAGATGAAGGTTACTAAGATCAAGAAAGAACTACAAGAACATGGTCTCTTACGAGAAGTTAGGCAGGGACTCAATAAGCCGAATAGACTTTATCTTCAGCTAGTCGATGCTAATTTAGAAATAGTGGAGCACTATTCAGCTGATGGTGAGTTACTGAAGAGGGTTAATGCCTTTGGTAAAGTTCTATATGAAAAAGTACCCCAAAGCATTGGTAATAGCGAAAGTATCAAAAACGGACGTCCGCAAAATGGACTTCAAAACGTCCACGAATCGGACGGAATAAATACAGAGAAGAGTAAGATTGATACTCTTTACGATACTAATCGATACAAGAGCGAATCATCTCTTTCTGATTTATCAATCTCTGAAGCATTTAAAATGGGGCAACATGGTTTTCTTTCTACTCAACTAGTTCAGAAACTCAGTTTGTTTGGGAAAGATGCAAAAATTCTTGAAAATAAAATCTATCAATCGAAACGTCAAGTTGAGAAGAATTACAACAACCTCTTAGCTGGTCAGGAAATTTATGGAGAGGTTTGGCTGCAAGATCTTGAACGTGAGCTTGATAAATTGATTTTCAAAATTAAAACAGGAGAGGCTGAAGGAAAATCAATCCAGAATGTCCCAGCCTACTTCTACAAAATGATGATTCGTTTTTGGAAGATGGCTTTACTCATTGAAAAAGAACAGGGCTTTATGGAGGTATCAGGACAAAGTGAATATGCTAGAAAATCCCCTGCTGAGTGTCCTAGTCTTATTGCATACTATTATCCAGATAAACTGTCGGAGACGAAACTCAATAGCTATTTATCAGAATTGTCTAAGGGAGTTGAAACATGTTAAAAGATGAATTTAGACCAATTGATGGTAAAGTGCTAACGATAGGTCGTAGCCCGAAGGAGAAAATCTACATGGTTCCTAAAGCTGTTTTTGATTTACCGAAAAAAGAAAGAGCTGAGAAACTCAGCCAAATTTTCTCATCATGGCAACAGAAAGAGGATTGATTTCATGGGATTGTTTAATAACCAAGAGAGAATGAACAGATTACAAGCTGTGAAGGCTACACCTTCTCAACCAGTTCAAGAGATTGAAATGATTGTAGAGTATTTTGATAAAACGGTAGACAGTATTTCCGTCACTTCCAACTTAGAGGAACTAGAAAAATTGGTATCAAGTTCATTTGGAACAGGAGCGAGTATGAATTTTCCATCAGCGACTCCGCCGTTTTCTATCAATCCTCGATGGGTGAAGAAGATAACTTATCGGACAAAATAAGGAAGATATCAGGAGGATAGTAATGTTTAAACTAGTTACAATGGCTTTACTATTGATCTTAGCTTATGGAATAGGGCTTGTCATGCTGGAGCTGAAGAATGCTCCTCTGATGGATGATGAAATACCATCAAGTTTAAATAATGAAGGAGACAAGTAGATGTGAGTAAACAAACACAAAATCGTA carries:
- a CDS encoding replication initiator protein A; the protein is MADITIDQLATLTFYQIPEIFFTRIQHNENGYVKLTSSYTGLSSDAKLAYGALYNRCKLSISSFQKGNRDYVDENGAVFLIFTVSDLMLLLDKGKMKVTKIKKELQEHGLLREVRQGLNKPNRLYLQLVDANLEIVEHYSADGELLKRVNAFGKVLYEKVPQSIGNSESIKNGRPQNGLQNVHESDGINTEKSKIDTLYDTNRYKSESSLSDLSISEAFKMGQHGFLSTQLVQKLSLFGKDAKILENKIYQSKRQVEKNYNNLLAGQEIYGEVWLQDLERELDKLIFKIKTGEAEGKSIQNVPAYFYKMMIRFWKMALLIEKEQGFMEVSGQSEYARKSPAECPSLIAYYYPDKLSETKLNSYLSELSKGVETC